The Desulfuromonas versatilis genome has a segment encoding these proteins:
- a CDS encoding RelA/SpoT family protein, whose product MVRLDDILEKIRSYDPNADLDSVRKAYVFSAKVHQGQVRLSGEPYLTHPMEVAYILAQLRMDVPTVVTGLLHDTLEDTLTSLGEVANVFGDEVARLADGVTKIGKMTFRTREERQAESFRKMLLAMARDIRVILIKLADRLHNMRTLDFQAEARQRKIAQETLDIYAPLANRLGISWIKSELEDLAFRYLQPESYKELGAKVTKRKQERVNYIEEVRKTISGKLAEQTIEGEVYGRYKHLYSVYLKMERQGIDFDQVYDLIAFRILVHNVRDCYGALGIIHAAWKPIPGRFKDYIAMPKANMYQSLHTTVMGPYGERMEVQIRTHEMHRIAEEGIAAHWKYKEKGVSSAAGREDKRFSWLRQMLEWQQELKDSREFMDSVKVDLFPEEVYVFTPQGDVKELPIGSTPVDFAYAVHTDIGHRCIGGKINGKLVPLKTKLQNGDIVEVLTAPNQTPSKDWLKFVRTSKARNKIRQWIKTEQREKSLELGKDLVDKELRKYGLGLKRMLSSDEFAHAVEDLGFKAADDLLAGVGYGKVPLGQVIGRVVPQDKLKAEKPKPSRLGKVFEKIRKKPSSAIKIQGVEDIMVRFAKCCNPLPGDPVIGFITRGRGVTVHTSDCPHAMEGDPERRIEVEWDKKRKATRAAKIRVYCFDQKGMLTGITGAISNCEANIISANVHSTPDRRGVNTFEVDVQDLEHLNQVINALMQLKGVYKVERMRN is encoded by the coding sequence CGCCCAGTTGCGGATGGACGTCCCGACGGTGGTGACGGGGCTGCTCCACGACACCCTCGAGGATACCCTGACCAGCCTGGGCGAGGTGGCCAATGTCTTTGGGGACGAGGTGGCCCGGCTTGCCGACGGGGTGACCAAGATCGGCAAGATGACCTTCCGCACCCGGGAGGAGCGCCAGGCCGAGAGTTTTCGCAAAATGCTCCTGGCCATGGCCCGGGACATCCGGGTCATCCTCATCAAGCTCGCCGACCGGCTGCACAACATGCGTACCCTCGATTTTCAGGCCGAGGCGCGCCAGCGGAAAATTGCCCAGGAGACCCTGGATATCTACGCCCCGCTGGCCAACCGCCTGGGTATCAGCTGGATAAAGAGTGAGCTCGAGGATCTCGCGTTTCGTTATCTGCAGCCCGAGTCGTACAAGGAGCTTGGCGCAAAAGTCACCAAGCGCAAGCAGGAACGGGTCAATTACATCGAGGAAGTGCGCAAGACCATTTCCGGGAAGCTTGCCGAACAGACGATCGAGGGAGAAGTCTACGGGCGCTACAAGCACCTGTATTCCGTTTACCTCAAGATGGAGCGGCAGGGGATCGATTTCGATCAGGTCTACGACCTGATCGCCTTTCGGATTCTCGTGCACAATGTGCGCGACTGCTACGGGGCGCTGGGGATCATTCACGCAGCCTGGAAGCCGATCCCCGGGAGGTTCAAGGACTACATCGCCATGCCCAAGGCCAACATGTACCAGTCGCTGCATACGACGGTCATGGGGCCTTACGGCGAGCGGATGGAAGTGCAGATCCGCACCCACGAGATGCACCGGATCGCCGAGGAGGGGATCGCCGCCCACTGGAAATACAAGGAAAAAGGGGTCTCCTCTGCCGCGGGGCGCGAGGATAAGCGTTTTTCCTGGCTGCGGCAGATGCTCGAATGGCAGCAGGAGCTCAAAGATTCCCGCGAGTTCATGGATTCGGTCAAGGTCGACCTGTTTCCCGAGGAGGTGTATGTCTTCACCCCCCAGGGGGATGTCAAGGAGTTGCCCATCGGATCGACCCCGGTCGACTTTGCCTACGCGGTTCACACCGACATCGGCCATCGCTGCATCGGCGGGAAAATCAACGGCAAGCTGGTTCCTCTCAAAACCAAGCTGCAGAACGGAGATATCGTCGAGGTTCTCACCGCTCCCAACCAGACGCCGAGCAAGGACTGGCTGAAATTTGTCCGCACCTCCAAGGCCCGCAACAAGATCCGGCAATGGATCAAGACCGAGCAGCGGGAGAAGAGCCTCGAGCTCGGCAAGGATCTGGTAGATAAGGAGCTGCGCAAATACGGCCTTGGCCTGAAGCGGATGTTGAGCTCGGACGAATTTGCCCACGCGGTAGAGGATCTGGGGTTCAAGGCCGCCGACGATCTGCTCGCCGGCGTCGGATACGGCAAAGTGCCGTTGGGGCAGGTTATCGGGCGCGTGGTGCCCCAGGACAAGCTCAAGGCCGAAAAGCCCAAGCCAAGCAGGCTGGGTAAAGTTTTCGAGAAAATCCGCAAGAAGCCCTCGAGCGCCATCAAGATCCAGGGCGTCGAAGACATCATGGTCAGGTTCGCCAAATGCTGCAACCCCCTGCCGGGAGACCCTGTCATCGGGTTTATCACCCGTGGCCGCGGGGTTACGGTGCACACCTCGGACTGCCCCCATGCCATGGAGGGGGATCCGGAAAGGCGGATCGAGGTGGAATGGGACAAGAAGCGCAAGGCAACCCGAGCGGCCAAAATCCGGGTTTACTGCTTCGACCAGAAGGGGATGCTCACCGGGATTACCGGTGCGATTTCCAATTGCGAGGCCAACATCATCAGTGCCAATGTCCACTCGACCCCCGATCGCCGCGGGGTCAATACCTTTGAGGTCGATGTTCAGGACCTGGAGCATCTCAACCAGGTGATCAATGCCCTCATGCAGCTCAAGGGGGTATACAAGGTGGAGCGGATGAGAAATTGA
- a CDS encoding DUF523 domain-containing protein, with translation MPRPILVSACLLGLSTRYDGSSKKDERVEQFIRENDLLPIPVCPEQLAGLPTPRPAARFISGDGCAVLDGTGRLVDANGDELNQVFLRGAVETMKIARLTGATQALLKQRSPSCGTRQVYRDETLVPGQGVTSALLSRNRIEVFSEEDPEGLELNR, from the coding sequence ATGCCCCGTCCCATTCTGGTCAGTGCCTGCCTGCTCGGTCTTTCGACCCGTTACGACGGCTCCTCCAAAAAAGACGAGCGGGTCGAGCAGTTCATCCGGGAAAACGATCTCCTGCCGATCCCCGTCTGCCCCGAGCAGTTGGCCGGTCTGCCGACCCCCAGGCCCGCCGCCCGCTTCATTTCGGGTGACGGTTGTGCGGTTCTGGACGGTACGGGTCGACTGGTCGACGCCAACGGCGACGAGTTGAACCAGGTGTTTCTCAGGGGGGCGGTGGAGACCATGAAAATTGCCCGACTGACCGGAGCCACCCAGGCTCTACTCAAGCAGCGCAGCCCTTCCTGCGGAACACGCCAGGTCTATCGCGATGAAACCCTGGTTCCCGGTCAGGGGGTCACCAGTGCCCTGCTTTCGCGCAATCGAATTGAGGTTTTCAGCGAAGAGGACCCCGAAGGCCTTGAGCTGAACCGTTGA
- the purN gene encoding phosphoribosylglycinamide formyltransferase, protein MAKKLRIGALASGGGTNLQAIIDRCQEGSIDAEIALVISNNPDAGALERARKAGIHCCCIDHRQFPQREDFDRAVVAQLREAGVELVVLAGFMRLISQVFLEAFPGRIMNIHPALLPAFPGLHVQRKALEYGARFSGCTVHFVDGGCDTGPIIIQAVVPVLDDDTEESLSARILQQEHRIYPRAIQLFAEGRLRIEGRRVLVEGPQPPASAALCNPPTE, encoded by the coding sequence GTGGCAAAGAAACTTCGCATCGGCGCCCTCGCATCTGGAGGCGGCACCAACCTGCAGGCCATCATCGACCGCTGCCAGGAGGGGTCCATCGATGCGGAGATCGCCCTGGTGATCAGCAACAATCCTGACGCCGGAGCCCTGGAGCGGGCGCGCAAAGCCGGCATCCACTGCTGCTGCATCGATCATCGCCAGTTTCCCCAGCGGGAAGATTTCGATCGGGCGGTGGTGGCGCAACTGCGTGAGGCGGGCGTCGAACTGGTGGTCCTCGCCGGTTTCATGCGCCTGATATCCCAGGTATTTCTCGAAGCCTTCCCGGGGCGCATCATGAACATTCACCCGGCCCTGCTGCCGGCCTTTCCGGGGCTGCACGTACAGCGCAAGGCCCTGGAGTACGGCGCCCGGTTCTCCGGCTGCACCGTGCATTTCGTCGATGGCGGCTGCGACACCGGGCCGATCATCATTCAGGCGGTGGTGCCGGTGCTGGACGACGATACCGAGGAAAGCCTCTCCGCCCGCATTCTCCAGCAGGAACACCGGATCTACCCCAGAGCAATCCAGTTGTTTGCCGAGGGGCGCCTGCGTATCGAAGGCCGGCGGGTCCTCGTCGAGGGCCCCCAGCCCCCTGCGTCAGCGGCACTCTGCAACCCGCCGACTGAATAA
- a CDS encoding RidA family protein, translating to MTIRKIETSQAPAAIGPYSQGIRAGEFCFFSGQIPLDPATGEVVAGGIEAQAERVMANMEAALAAAGLTFEQVVKTTIFLTDLKDFAAVNAIYGSRFKAIPPARSTVQVAALPKGVSIEIEWVAYAGK from the coding sequence ATGACAATTCGGAAAATCGAGACAAGCCAGGCGCCTGCCGCCATCGGCCCGTATTCTCAGGGGATCAGGGCTGGTGAGTTCTGTTTTTTCTCGGGGCAGATCCCCCTTGATCCTGCTACGGGGGAGGTTGTCGCCGGGGGGATCGAGGCGCAGGCCGAGCGGGTGATGGCCAACATGGAGGCCGCCCTGGCTGCCGCAGGCCTCACCTTCGAACAAGTGGTGAAGACCACCATCTTTTTGACGGATTTAAAGGACTTCGCCGCGGTAAACGCGATCTATGGCAGCCGCTTCAAGGCGATTCCGCCGGCACGCTCCACGGTTCAGGTGGCCGCCCTGCCCAAGGGGGTCTCCATCGAGATCGAGTGGGTCGCCTACGCCGGCAAGTAG
- a CDS encoding dihydroorotate dehydrogenase electron transfer subunit: MKNYKTMVLSNQEISPGYYRMRILAPGFGASARPGQFVMFRVQTSLPPLLRRPFGIFRTGFLPPDCEGQPPKEYLELLYKVVGRGTNIMAGLHHGDRVEVLGPLGRGFDPGNPAEEKILVGGGIGLVPLYMLASHLTKTSSVRLLMGGRTREDILAVTEFERLGVETYVSTDDGSLGEEGLVTEVLKRKLEKFPGASVYACGPMPMIEAVQRICAERKVPLQVSLEALMACGLGACLGCVVKGAGHSEEIPRYLCTCKEGPVFRAEQLDWARMGEETGYCEGCKS, from the coding sequence ATGAAGAATTATAAGACCATGGTGCTGTCCAACCAGGAAATATCACCCGGCTATTACCGGATGCGGATCCTGGCCCCGGGGTTCGGCGCCAGCGCCCGTCCGGGACAGTTCGTGATGTTTCGGGTGCAGACCTCGCTGCCGCCGCTGCTGCGTCGTCCTTTCGGGATTTTCCGCACCGGTTTTCTGCCCCCCGACTGTGAAGGGCAGCCGCCCAAGGAATACCTGGAACTGCTCTACAAGGTGGTCGGGCGCGGCACCAACATCATGGCCGGGCTTCACCATGGCGACCGGGTCGAGGTGCTCGGACCGCTGGGGCGGGGGTTTGACCCCGGCAACCCCGCCGAGGAGAAGATCCTGGTCGGCGGCGGCATCGGCCTGGTGCCCCTGTATATGCTGGCCAGCCACCTGACCAAGACCAGCAGCGTGCGCCTGCTCATGGGGGGGCGCACCCGGGAGGACATCCTGGCGGTGACCGAATTTGAACGGCTCGGCGTCGAGACTTACGTCTCCACCGACGACGGCAGCCTCGGCGAAGAAGGTCTGGTGACCGAGGTCCTCAAGCGCAAGCTGGAAAAGTTCCCCGGGGCCAGCGTCTACGCCTGCGGGCCGATGCCCATGATCGAAGCGGTCCAGCGGATCTGCGCCGAGCGCAAGGTGCCCCTGCAGGTCTCCCTGGAGGCGCTGATGGCCTGCGGCCTCGGCGCCTGCCTGGGGTGTGTGGTCAAGGGGGCGGGGCACTCCGAGGAGATCCCGCGCTACCTTTGCACCTGCAAGGAAGGGCCGGTTTTCCGGGCCGAGCAGCTGGACTGGGCCCGGATGGGCGAGGAAACCGGATATTGCGAGGGGTGCAAATCATGA
- the rpmB gene encoding 50S ribosomal protein L28 yields MAKVCEICGKKPTTGNNVSHAHNKTRKVWYPNLQKVKALNNGTVRSVKVCTRCIRSGAVTKAV; encoded by the coding sequence ATGGCCAAAGTTTGTGAAATCTGCGGAAAAAAACCGACCACTGGCAATAATGTCAGCCATGCACATAACAAAACCCGCAAGGTTTGGTACCCCAATCTGCAGAAGGTGAAAGCGCTGAACAACGGCACCGTGCGCTCCGTCAAGGTCTGCACCCGCTGCATCCGCAGCGGTGCGGTGACCAAGGCCGTCTGA
- a CDS encoding dihydroorotate dehydrogenase — protein sequence MSSETTKASQSVTGPRLAVNIAGIEMKNPVMPASGTFGYGEEYAPFLDLENIGAIVTKGLSLKPKAGNPTPRIAETISGMLNAIGLQNVGVDAFIKYKLPFLREVTTPVIVNFFGNTLEEYGEVAKRLSDIPEVAGVELNISCPNVKKGGIVFGTDPKAAAEVVSLVRKNLAKPLIAKLTPNVTDITVIARAVEESGADAICCINTLTGMSIDIKTRRPRLANRTGGLSGPAIRPIAVRMVHQVAQTVKVPVIGVGGIVRPSDAIEFLIAGATAVQVGTANFVDPGIMPAIVEGIEQYCIEEGIDDINELVGSLQV from the coding sequence ATGAGCAGCGAAACGACCAAAGCCAGCCAGTCCGTAACTGGTCCCCGCCTCGCGGTGAACATCGCCGGGATTGAAATGAAAAACCCGGTCATGCCCGCTTCGGGCACCTTCGGCTACGGCGAAGAATATGCGCCGTTTCTCGATCTGGAGAACATCGGCGCCATCGTCACCAAGGGCCTGTCCCTCAAGCCCAAGGCGGGCAATCCCACCCCGCGCATCGCCGAAACCATCAGCGGCATGCTCAATGCCATCGGCCTGCAGAACGTCGGGGTGGACGCCTTTATCAAGTACAAGCTGCCCTTTCTGCGCGAAGTCACCACCCCGGTGATCGTCAACTTCTTCGGCAATACCCTCGAGGAGTACGGCGAGGTGGCCAAGCGGCTCTCCGACATTCCCGAGGTTGCCGGGGTGGAGCTCAACATCTCCTGCCCCAACGTCAAAAAAGGCGGGATCGTTTTCGGCACCGACCCCAAGGCCGCGGCCGAAGTGGTCAGTTTGGTGCGGAAGAACCTGGCCAAGCCCCTGATCGCCAAGCTGACCCCGAACGTCACCGACATTACGGTCATCGCCCGGGCTGTGGAAGAGTCGGGGGCCGACGCCATCTGCTGCATCAACACCCTGACCGGGATGTCCATCGACATCAAGACCCGCCGCCCGCGCCTGGCCAACCGGACCGGGGGGCTTTCCGGCCCGGCCATTCGCCCCATCGCGGTGCGCATGGTCCACCAGGTGGCCCAGACCGTCAAGGTGCCGGTCATCGGCGTCGGCGGGATCGTGCGCCCCTCCGATGCCATCGAGTTTCTCATCGCCGGCGCCACCGCGGTGCAGGTGGGGACGGCCAATTTCGTCGACCCCGGGATCATGCCCGCCATCGTCGAGGGTATCGAACAGTACTGCATCGAGGAAGGGATCGACGATATCAACGAGCTGGTCGGCAGCCTGCAGGTTTAA
- the purM gene encoding phosphoribosylformylglycinamidine cyclo-ligase, translating to MNDNNKATYKDAGVDIDAGNRFVQMIKPLVKATSRPEVLTDIGGFGGLFSLNAEKYKKPTLVASTDGVGTKLKLAFMTDKHDTVGIDLVAMCVNDIVVQGAEPLFFLDYLATGKLSPEKAAEIVKGISEGCVQAGCALIGGETAEMPGMYAEGEYDLAGFTVGVVDNSRIIDGSTITVGDVLIGIGSSGLHSNGYSLARKVFFERMKLSVDSRLPELEKPLGEELLTPTRIYVKTILNLLRDFQVKGMAHITGGGLTENVPRILPKHCQAVIEKSSWSKPVIFDLLRQGGNIEELEMYRTFNYGVGMVLVVPQAEADEVMVRLSGLKEKAWIIGEIAKCPEGEEPVRLV from the coding sequence TTGAACGACAACAATAAGGCCACCTACAAGGATGCCGGCGTTGACATCGATGCCGGCAATCGTTTTGTCCAGATGATCAAGCCCCTGGTGAAAGCCACCTCGCGTCCCGAGGTGCTGACCGACATCGGCGGCTTCGGCGGGCTTTTTTCTTTGAACGCCGAGAAATACAAGAAACCGACCCTGGTCGCTTCCACCGACGGCGTCGGCACCAAGCTGAAGCTGGCGTTCATGACCGACAAGCATGACACGGTGGGGATCGACCTGGTGGCCATGTGTGTCAACGACATCGTCGTGCAGGGGGCCGAACCCCTGTTTTTCCTGGACTATCTCGCTACCGGGAAGCTTTCTCCTGAAAAGGCCGCCGAGATCGTCAAGGGCATCTCCGAGGGGTGCGTGCAGGCCGGCTGCGCCCTGATCGGCGGAGAAACCGCTGAGATGCCCGGGATGTACGCCGAGGGCGAGTACGACCTGGCCGGCTTCACCGTGGGCGTGGTGGACAACAGCCGGATCATCGACGGCTCCACCATCACCGTGGGGGACGTTCTGATCGGCATCGGCTCGAGCGGCCTGCATTCCAACGGCTACTCGCTGGCCCGCAAGGTCTTCTTCGAGAGGATGAAGCTTTCGGTGGACAGCCGGCTCCCCGAACTGGAAAAGCCCCTCGGCGAGGAACTGCTGACCCCCACGCGGATTTACGTGAAAACCATTCTCAACCTGCTGCGCGACTTCCAGGTCAAGGGGATGGCTCACATCACCGGTGGCGGTCTCACCGAAAACGTGCCCCGCATCCTGCCCAAGCATTGCCAGGCCGTGATCGAGAAATCCAGCTGGAGCAAACCGGTGATTTTCGACCTGCTCCGCCAGGGCGGCAACATCGAGGAACTGGAGATGTACCGGACCTTCAACTATGGCGTGGGGATGGTCCTGGTAGTGCCCCAGGCCGAGGCCGACGAGGTCATGGTGCGGCTTTCCGGGCTCAAGGAAAAGGCCTGGATCATCGGCGAGATTGCCAAGTGCCCCGAGGGGGAAGAACCCGTCCGACTCGTTTAA
- the rimI gene encoding ribosomal protein S18-alanine N-acetyltransferase, translated as MTALRCRAAALGRDLAGGEADVAGAADQLRIIRPMDEADLPAVLEVERQCYTHPWSEPQFRCEMEGAFSSVDLLLVDGELAGFLCSRYLQGELEVLNVATAPRFRRLGVARQMLSHVLGQAAQKGMDSAYLEVRAGNLAAVALYQSFGFRPSYRRRAYYPDGEDALVMELASS; from the coding sequence TTGACCGCTCTTCGTTGCCGGGCAGCCGCCCTGGGTCGCGACCTGGCCGGTGGCGAGGCTGACGTGGCCGGGGCCGCTGACCAACTCCGGATCATCCGCCCCATGGACGAGGCCGATCTGCCTGCGGTCCTGGAGGTCGAAAGGCAGTGCTATACCCACCCCTGGAGCGAGCCCCAGTTCCGCTGCGAGATGGAGGGCGCCTTCTCTTCCGTGGACTTGCTCCTGGTCGACGGGGAGCTTGCGGGGTTTCTCTGCAGCAGGTATCTTCAGGGCGAGCTGGAGGTCCTCAACGTGGCAACGGCTCCCCGGTTCCGGCGGCTGGGTGTGGCCAGGCAGATGCTGAGCCACGTGCTGGGGCAGGCGGCGCAGAAGGGGATGGACAGCGCTTATCTCGAGGTGCGCGCCGGCAACCTGGCGGCTGTGGCCCTTTACCAATCCTTTGGGTTTCGCCCCAGTTACCGTCGGCGCGCCTACTACCCCGACGGCGAAGACGCCCTGGTGATGGAGTTGGCATCTTCTTGA